The Sulfolobus islandicus Y.N.15.51 sequence CTAGCCATAGTACTTTTTAAGGTTATCAACACCGCTAAGTTATCTGGCATGTTAAACTCCTCACACGACTCGAATAAGTAAGTATTAAGGGGTGATAGATTAGCAACCTCTTTAAAAGGTATTTCCCTAATTTTAGCCTTTATACTTGGTAATTTAGCACCCTCTTCAACTTCGTAGTATTTTTCACCACATATTCTTAAATCGTAGCCGTTCTCCCTTACGTTCTCCTCAACGTAATTCATTATCACTTTGCCTAACAGCTTTTTAATTGACTGGTGAGAAAGTATCATCAATGAATTAATTCGCGTGAAAAGCTAAAAAGGGATTCTGCTTATTATAACTTTACCTCCCTAAGCTTAGGATGTAATAACCACGAAGCTAAGACAAATACCATTCCCGCAATGCCTAAAATGATGTAGTATATTACGTTAATGGTTATCAAGTATTGGGCTAAGAGTATAATGAGTATCTCAAGTGAGCTTGTAACTAAGACGTCCAATCCTAATACACTTCCCAAAAACTCATCACCAACGCTTTGCTTTATTGTAGCCATTACGTAATTCTCGATAAAGCCACTCCCAAATCCGTAAAGCAATAATGAAATTAGCAAAACGTAGGGTGAAGGATATACTAATACCATGTAAAACAAGAAACCACTCAGTATGTAAGTAACTGCTATTTTAACTGGGTCTTTCATCTTAGTCATTATAAAGCTAGCAATAACTAATACGCCGTACAGTACAGTTTGTGATAGACTATATATTTCCTCAGTACCGTAATATACTAGAATTAATAAAGGTAACAAGTAATTTATAGAATAAGTTAGCCCGTCCGTTACAGAATATAACAATATTATGCCCCTAATCCTCTCATCCTTTCTGAAGAAATCTATTCCAGTAG is a genomic window containing:
- a CDS encoding dCTP deaminase, with amino-acid sequence MILSHQSIKKLLGKVIMNYVEENVRENGYDLRICGEKYYEVEEGAKLPSIKAKIREIPFKEVANLSPLNTYLFESCEEFNMPDNLAVLITLKSTMARNGFLAPPTVIDAGYKGKIYLAITSVYGSSLAKGISTHHLIFLELDQKTERIYSGKYQGGIPI